Below is a window of Phycisphaerae bacterium DNA.
CTCCGAAAGAGCGCGCTGATCCGGGCGGCCAGAACCCAGAACATGCCAGCCGACGTGGTCCGCGTCCTGCGGCGGCTGCCGGATCATGAATACCAGAATGCCGACCATGTCTGCCGCGTGGCCGTGGAAGTCCACGAGGTCTGACCCAAACGGACCGCGAAACCGTTAGAGCCCAAGCAGCCGGGCGGCGTTGTCCCGCAGAATCATCCGCTCGTGCTCCGCGTCCAGTCGCAGGCCGCGAATGCTCTGGACGACGAAGTCCGGGTCGCCCCACGGCGAATCCGTGCCGA
It encodes the following:
- a CDS encoding DUF2795 domain-containing protein, with the translated sequence MPYRRAQMEYRDRGRKYNTSPGQHGGPAKPPAHMHEHMEQMHYPLRKSALIRAARTQNMPADVVRVLRRLPDHEYQNADHVCRVAVEVHEV